One Oscillospiraceae bacterium genomic region harbors:
- a CDS encoding transposon-encoded TnpW family protein → MNNTATNTATCPTVRKQIGKTTYIVRVHFSQTAKETMEDKIKRLLREEVRKM, encoded by the coding sequence ATGAACAATACCGCAACCAACACCGCCACTTGCCCGACTGTCAGAAAGCAGATCGGCAAGACCACCTATATCGTCCGTGTGCATTTCAGCCAGACCGCAAAAGAAACGATGGAGGACAAAATCAAGCGTCTGCTCCGTGAAGAAGTCCGCAAAATGTGA
- a CDS encoding Maff2 family protein: protein MAFFSSAIDTLQTLVIALGAGLGVWGVVNLLEGYGSDNPGSNAHVR, encoded by the coding sequence ATGGCATTTTTCTCATCTGCAATCGACACTTTACAGACCCTCGTTATCGCGCTCGGCGCTGGCCTTGGCGTGTGGGGCGTGGTTAATCTGCTGGAGGGCTACGGCTCGGATAACCCGGGCTCCAATGCTCATGTACGGTAA